In one Natronosalvus amylolyticus genomic region, the following are encoded:
- a CDS encoding class I SAM-dependent methyltransferase: MTADERQRWESRYERTAFRSPEDPSPILEATLESVEPGRALDIATGLGRNARLLADRGWTVDAIDISRTALERGRSRSAREQRSDSSSINWILADVDTYCFRASRYDLITISFFDARTRLSAILEALAPGGVLVYEHYLHSIDAVCEDDSSNVDRKGGPSDQYRFAPNELLEACSSLRIRFYDERPVRGERRVVLVGERLESASE; this comes from the coding sequence GTGACAGCGGACGAACGCCAACGCTGGGAGTCGCGCTACGAGCGGACCGCGTTTCGCTCGCCGGAAGACCCGTCGCCGATTCTCGAGGCGACCCTCGAGTCGGTAGAACCGGGGCGGGCGCTCGATATTGCAACGGGCCTCGGCCGAAACGCCCGATTGCTGGCAGATCGCGGGTGGACGGTCGATGCCATCGACATTTCACGGACGGCCCTCGAGCGGGGGCGGTCCCGTTCTGCCAGGGAGCAACGTTCCGATTCGTCGTCGATCAACTGGATACTCGCCGACGTGGACACCTACTGCTTTCGAGCATCGCGGTACGACCTGATTACGATCAGTTTTTTCGATGCACGGACGCGATTGTCCGCGATTCTCGAGGCACTTGCTCCGGGTGGGGTACTCGTGTACGAACACTATCTGCACTCGATCGATGCTGTGTGTGAGGACGACTCGAGCAATGTTGACCGGAAGGGTGGGCCTAGCGACCAGTACCGGTTCGCACCGAACGAGTTGCTCGAGGCCTGTTCTTCCCTTCGAATTCGGTTCTACGACGAACGTCCGGTTCGTGGGGAACGGCGGGTCGTACTCGTGGGTGAGCGCCTCGAGTCTGCTTCTGAGTGA
- a CDS encoding 2,5-diamino-6-(ribosylamino)-4(3H)-pyrimidinone 5'-phosphate reductase, with the protein MHVVVNAAMSADGKLSSRRREQVRISGDEDFDRMDALRAASDAVVVGVGTVLADDPHLTVKDEARSSERVDAGEAPCPARVVIDSRGRTPTEAAILDGTAETFVCVSEDAPTSARERLGERATVITAGSGRVSLVDAFEGLEQAGLERLMVEGGGELIFSLFEAGLVDELCVFVGPQIIGGRDAPTLADGDGFVEDFPALTLEAVERLDDGVVLRWQVRS; encoded by the coding sequence ATGCACGTCGTCGTCAACGCGGCCATGAGTGCGGATGGCAAACTGTCGAGTCGACGCCGCGAACAGGTCCGTATCAGTGGCGACGAAGATTTCGACCGTATGGACGCCCTTCGAGCGGCCAGCGACGCGGTCGTCGTCGGCGTCGGGACCGTGCTGGCGGACGACCCGCACCTGACGGTCAAAGACGAAGCGCGCTCGAGCGAACGGGTCGACGCTGGTGAGGCCCCCTGTCCCGCTCGAGTCGTCATCGATTCACGGGGACGGACACCCACTGAGGCCGCGATTCTCGACGGCACCGCCGAGACGTTCGTCTGTGTCAGCGAGGACGCGCCCACGAGCGCCCGTGAGCGACTCGGCGAGCGAGCCACGGTTATCACTGCCGGGAGCGGCCGCGTCTCGCTCGTCGACGCCTTCGAAGGGCTCGAGCAGGCGGGTCTCGAGCGGTTGATGGTCGAAGGCGGCGGCGAACTCATCTTTTCACTGTTCGAAGCCGGTCTGGTCGACGAACTGTGCGTATTCGTCGGCCCGCAGATCATCGGCGGTCGAGACGCCCCGACGCTGGCCGACGGCGACGGCTTCGTCGAGGATTTTCCCGCACTTACACTCGAGGCCGTCGAACGTCTCGATGATGGGGTCGTCCTTCGGTGGCAGGTTCGGTCCTGA
- a CDS encoding ABC transporter ATP-binding protein — translation MEQQELSPDNSRDAILRATGLSKTYGSGDGKVTAVDDLSLEIERGTVVGVLGPNGAGKTTTIKILLGLIEPDTGEVRIDGVDPIAAPSEGYRSVSAMLEGARNIYWRLTVRENLRFFARLADKPADNDRIDALIEQVGLTAKADTTVNELSRGMKQKASLACTLIRDTPLSFLDEPTLGLDVESSLELRRQLRDLVERESRTVVLSSHDMDVIEAVCDRVIIMNEGRVVADDALEDLIDVFRTQAYRITLEGRLEAARKRRLEEEFAATEWIERGPKLLFDVPHVQDSDFYELMDVLRGSDCRLLAVETTEIDLEDVFLEVTDAGDTHSMRVEGKAHSTSAASDRSTTERTEGSDTDADVPPNTSEADR, via the coding sequence ATGGAGCAACAGGAGTTGTCACCCGACAACTCGAGAGACGCGATTCTTCGAGCCACAGGCCTCTCGAAAACCTACGGGAGCGGGGACGGGAAAGTTACAGCAGTCGACGACCTCTCGCTGGAGATCGAGCGAGGCACCGTCGTCGGTGTCCTCGGACCGAACGGGGCGGGAAAGACCACGACGATCAAAATACTGCTCGGATTAATCGAACCGGATACGGGTGAGGTTCGAATCGATGGCGTCGATCCGATCGCTGCCCCGAGCGAGGGATATCGATCCGTCAGTGCGATGCTCGAGGGGGCACGCAACATCTACTGGCGATTGACCGTTCGGGAAAACCTGCGTTTTTTCGCCAGACTCGCCGACAAACCTGCCGACAATGATCGGATCGACGCTCTCATCGAGCAGGTTGGCCTGACGGCAAAGGCCGATACGACGGTGAACGAGCTCTCGAGAGGGATGAAACAGAAAGCGTCGCTTGCATGCACGCTGATTCGGGACACGCCGCTGTCGTTTCTCGACGAACCGACGCTCGGTCTCGACGTGGAGAGCTCACTCGAGTTACGCCGACAACTGCGTGACCTGGTCGAACGCGAATCGCGTACGGTCGTGCTCTCGAGTCACGATATGGACGTCATCGAGGCCGTCTGTGACCGGGTGATCATCATGAACGAGGGTCGAGTGGTTGCAGACGACGCCCTCGAGGACCTGATCGATGTGTTTCGAACGCAAGCGTACCGGATTACGCTCGAGGGACGCCTCGAAGCAGCACGAAAACGCCGCCTCGAGGAGGAATTCGCCGCTACCGAGTGGATCGAACGCGGACCGAAACTGTTGTTCGACGTTCCACACGTACAGGATAGCGACTTTTACGAACTGATGGACGTCCTTCGCGGCAGTGACTGTCGGTTACTGGCCGTCGAGACGACTGAAATCGACCTCGAGGACGTGTTCCTCGAGGTGACCGATGCGGGAGATACACATTCGATGAGAGTGGAAGGGAAGGCACATTCGACGAGCGCAGCAAGCGACCGTTCGACGACTGAACGGACAGAAGGGAGTGATACCGACGCAGATGTCCCACCAAACACATCGGAGGCGGACCGATGA
- a CDS encoding methylmalonyl-CoA mutase family protein, with protein MYDDDELESIQSAGEDWESETLEPVLDRFGERKDRFATISNLEVDRLYTPNDVDELDFLEDLGFPGEEPYTRGPYPTMYRGRTWTMRQFAGFGTAEETNERFHYLIEQGQTGLSTAFDMPTLMGLDSDDPMSDGEVGKEGVAVDTLRDMEILFDGIDVGDVSTSFTINPSAPVIYAMYVALADQQGVPREQVRGTLQNDMFKEFIAQKEWVIPPEPALKLVTDVVEFSTEQTPKFHPISVSGYHIREAGSTAIQELAFTLADGFGYVEDAMDRGLEVDEFAPRLSFFFNCHNSFFEEIAKFRAARRIYARVMDEWYDAERAESKRLKFHTQTAGQSLTAQQPINNVARVTMQALAGVLGGTQSLHTNSFDEALALPSEKAVRVALRTQQIIAEESGAADIVDPLGGSFAVEALTNEVEQEAMAYIEEIREMGDGSVRDGILNGIDDGYFLREIQEASYEYQERVEREEEIVVGVNKFTIDEDTSPDILHVDETAQETQLERLERTKAERDEETVTAALEAVESAIENDENTIPAIVEAVKAYATMGEIMQVFEDHYGAYTEQIGLA; from the coding sequence ATGTACGATGACGACGAACTCGAGTCGATACAGTCCGCCGGGGAGGACTGGGAATCGGAGACCCTCGAGCCGGTACTCGATCGGTTTGGCGAGCGCAAAGACCGCTTTGCGACGATCTCGAACCTCGAGGTCGACCGGCTGTACACGCCCAACGACGTCGATGAGCTCGATTTCCTCGAGGATCTGGGCTTTCCCGGCGAGGAGCCCTACACTCGCGGCCCCTATCCAACGATGTACCGGGGGCGGACGTGGACGATGCGCCAGTTCGCCGGCTTCGGCACTGCAGAGGAGACTAACGAGCGGTTTCACTACCTGATCGAGCAGGGACAGACCGGACTGTCGACGGCGTTCGACATGCCGACGCTGATGGGCCTGGATTCTGACGATCCGATGAGTGACGGCGAAGTCGGCAAGGAGGGTGTTGCCGTCGACACCTTACGAGATATGGAGATTCTGTTCGACGGGATCGACGTCGGCGACGTCTCGACGAGTTTCACCATCAATCCCTCCGCCCCGGTCATTTACGCGATGTACGTCGCACTGGCCGATCAACAGGGAGTTCCTCGAGAGCAGGTTCGTGGAACGCTGCAAAACGACATGTTCAAAGAGTTTATCGCCCAGAAAGAGTGGGTGATTCCCCCCGAACCGGCGCTCAAACTCGTGACCGACGTCGTCGAATTCTCGACCGAGCAGACGCCGAAGTTTCACCCCATCTCTGTTTCCGGCTACCACATCCGCGAAGCCGGGTCGACCGCGATTCAGGAACTCGCGTTCACGCTCGCCGACGGCTTCGGCTACGTCGAGGATGCAATGGACCGCGGCCTCGAGGTAGACGAGTTCGCCCCGCGACTCTCCTTTTTCTTCAACTGTCACAACTCGTTTTTCGAGGAGATTGCGAAGTTCCGCGCGGCCAGACGTATTTACGCCCGCGTGATGGACGAGTGGTACGACGCCGAACGAGCCGAATCCAAACGGCTGAAGTTCCACACCCAGACCGCTGGCCAATCGCTGACCGCCCAGCAGCCGATCAACAACGTCGCTCGAGTGACGATGCAGGCGTTGGCGGGTGTGCTCGGAGGCACCCAGTCGCTGCACACGAACAGTTTCGACGAGGCGCTGGCACTGCCAAGCGAGAAGGCCGTTCGCGTCGCGTTGCGAACGCAGCAGATCATCGCCGAAGAGTCAGGAGCAGCCGACATCGTCGACCCGCTCGGTGGCTCCTTCGCGGTCGAGGCTCTGACGAACGAAGTCGAGCAGGAGGCGATGGCCTACATCGAGGAAATTCGCGAGATGGGCGACGGGTCGGTCCGTGACGGGATCCTCAACGGGATCGACGACGGCTACTTCCTGCGGGAAATCCAGGAAGCATCCTACGAGTACCAGGAACGCGTCGAACGCGAGGAAGAAATCGTCGTCGGCGTCAACAAGTTCACCATCGACGAGGACACCTCCCCGGACATTCTGCACGTCGATGAAACCGCCCAGGAGACCCAACTCGAGCGCCTCGAGCGGACGAAAGCTGAACGTGACGAGGAGACAGTCACCGCGGCGCTCGAGGCGGTCGAGTCGGCGATCGAAAACGACGAAAACACCATTCCAGCCATCGTCGAGGCGGTGAAGGCCTACGCGACGATGGGCGAAATCATGCAGGTGTTCGAAGACCACTACGGCGCGTACACCGAACAGATCGGGCTGGCCTGA
- a CDS encoding HD domain-containing protein translates to MVLERVRPIARSYFDERVAPAHDWHHVKRVETNAKRLVQSHSEADEQTVFLAVLLHDIGRPAEDAGTVDDHAEWGAREARTILEELEADVESERIDAVAHCIRAHRFSNDVEPRTLEARILSDADNLDALGAIGLARTFSYGGERGTTIYDSSLPPEADGSSAGKTSVNHVHKKLLALPDRMYTEAGRTLAEERCAFIESFLETLEGEVGNRGGTADGREHGSDVEGGPAHSDR, encoded by the coding sequence ATGGTCCTCGAGCGAGTTCGCCCGATTGCACGGTCGTATTTCGACGAGCGCGTGGCTCCCGCCCACGACTGGCACCACGTGAAACGCGTCGAGACGAACGCGAAGCGCCTCGTTCAGTCGCACTCGGAGGCGGACGAACAGACGGTGTTTCTGGCGGTCTTGCTCCACGACATCGGTCGCCCTGCTGAAGATGCCGGGACCGTCGACGACCACGCCGAGTGGGGTGCCCGTGAAGCCAGAACGATCCTCGAGGAACTGGAGGCCGACGTCGAATCGGAGCGAATCGATGCCGTCGCCCACTGCATTCGCGCCCACCGATTTTCGAACGACGTCGAGCCGCGAACGCTCGAGGCCCGGATTCTCTCCGATGCCGACAATCTGGATGCGCTGGGCGCAATTGGCCTGGCACGGACGTTTTCGTACGGCGGCGAGCGTGGTACGACGATCTATGACTCCTCGTTGCCGCCCGAAGCCGACGGCTCGAGTGCCGGTAAAACGAGTGTCAATCACGTCCATAAGAAACTACTCGCTTTGCCAGACCGGATGTACACCGAGGCTGGCCGGACGCTCGCAGAAGAGCGGTGTGCATTCATCGAATCGTTTCTCGAAACCCTCGAGGGTGAGGTTGGCAACCGTGGTGGAACCGCTGACGGGCGCGAACACGGTAGCGATGTCGAGGGTGGCCCAGCGCATAGCGATCGATAG
- a CDS encoding Single-stranded DNA binding protein: protein MDIDTHAEDLASDLGVDKEEVKADLENLLEYSVPLDEATQSLRRKYGDGSSGGGGGAPKARDIADITPDDGSVTVTARVLTAGKRSIRYQGSDQEIVEGELADDTGVIDFTAWEDFGLVPGDTITAGNAGVREWDGQPELNLGESTSLSKLEETLDIPYEVGGEADLASLRTGDRAKAVEVQVLECEERTIDGRDGETTILSGVFGDESGRLPFTNWDPAPEIEAGTSVRIENAYVREFRGVPEVNVSEFSTVTTLERSIDVGTDAPRLGIGDAIASGGMYDVELVGNLLAVRDGSGLIQRCPECNRVIQKGQCRTHGSVDGIDDLRVKAILDDGTGAVTAILDDELTEAVYGGDVEDAKEEARDAMDQEAVADTIRSRIVGTEYRVRGHLSIDEYGANLDASHFEESDDSPADRARELLGTFEGQEVEA, encoded by the coding sequence ATGGATATCGATACCCATGCCGAGGATCTTGCCTCCGATCTCGGTGTTGACAAAGAGGAGGTCAAAGCAGACCTGGAGAATTTACTCGAGTACTCCGTCCCACTCGATGAAGCGACACAGAGTCTTCGGCGTAAGTACGGCGACGGCTCGAGCGGCGGTGGTGGCGGCGCCCCCAAAGCGAGGGACATCGCCGACATTACGCCCGATGACGGCTCGGTGACGGTGACCGCTCGCGTCCTGACGGCTGGCAAGCGTTCGATTCGTTACCAGGGATCAGACCAGGAAATCGTCGAGGGCGAACTCGCCGACGACACCGGCGTTATCGACTTTACCGCCTGGGAAGACTTTGGACTGGTCCCCGGCGATACGATCACGGCGGGCAACGCCGGCGTCCGCGAGTGGGACGGGCAACCCGAACTCAACCTCGGGGAGAGCACCTCGTTGTCGAAACTCGAGGAAACACTCGATATTCCCTACGAAGTCGGCGGGGAAGCCGATCTTGCGAGTCTCCGGACGGGTGACCGGGCGAAAGCCGTCGAGGTCCAAGTTCTCGAGTGTGAGGAACGAACGATCGACGGCCGTGATGGCGAGACGACGATTCTCAGCGGCGTGTTCGGCGACGAGAGTGGCCGTCTGCCGTTTACGAACTGGGATCCGGCCCCCGAAATCGAGGCGGGTACTTCGGTTCGTATCGAGAACGCCTACGTGCGAGAATTCCGTGGCGTCCCCGAAGTGAACGTCTCCGAATTCTCGACGGTGACGACTCTCGAACGGAGTATCGACGTCGGCACTGACGCACCGAGGCTCGGCATCGGCGACGCCATCGCGAGCGGCGGGATGTACGACGTCGAACTCGTCGGAAATCTGCTTGCGGTCAGAGACGGCTCCGGTTTGATTCAGCGCTGTCCGGAGTGTAACCGCGTGATCCAGAAAGGCCAGTGTCGAACGCACGGTTCTGTCGACGGCATCGACGACCTCCGAGTGAAAGCCATCCTCGACGACGGAACCGGAGCCGTGACCGCGATTCTCGACGACGAACTCACCGAGGCGGTGTACGGCGGCGACGTCGAAGACGCCAAAGAGGAGGCTCGAGACGCCATGGATCAGGAAGCGGTGGCCGATACGATTCGTTCGCGAATCGTCGGCACCGAGTATCGCGTCCGTGGCCACCTCTCGATCGACGAGTACGGCGCGAACCTCGATGCGAGTCACTTCGAGGAGAGTGATGACTCGCCTGCAGACCGCGCGAGGGAACTGCTTGGGACATTCGAGGGCCAGGAGGTAGAAGCATGA
- a CDS encoding ABC transporter permease, protein MSRTGHLGLLAAVFEKQLILLKRYWINTAMLLVGFYLFFALMFFGGQAAAGDSLDGTLDGLVVGFFLFIGVTAAYFDVAGNVMREAQWGTLEQLFMSPFGIGRVLLAKTVFNIVFSVLIAFALLAVMLITTDRTLTIDPVTIVPILLITILPAIGLGFLFAGLSLLYKRIENVQQLLQFGFIGLIAAPGAIDSTVLLVVPFSLGSGLLSQAMIEGVHLWQLDGWLLVALVGNGTAYLLGGYAVFHLLVRRARKLGVMGHY, encoded by the coding sequence ATGAGTCGAACCGGTCATCTCGGGTTACTCGCGGCTGTCTTCGAGAAGCAACTGATACTGCTCAAACGCTACTGGATCAACACCGCGATGTTGCTCGTCGGCTTCTACCTCTTTTTCGCCCTGATGTTCTTCGGCGGTCAGGCCGCCGCTGGCGACAGCCTCGATGGAACGCTCGATGGCCTCGTCGTCGGCTTTTTCCTGTTTATCGGCGTCACTGCCGCGTATTTCGACGTGGCCGGGAACGTGATGCGGGAAGCCCAGTGGGGGACCCTCGAGCAGCTTTTCATGTCACCGTTCGGAATCGGACGCGTGCTGTTAGCGAAGACGGTGTTCAATATCGTTTTCAGCGTACTCATCGCTTTCGCATTGCTAGCCGTAATGTTGATCACGACGGACCGAACGCTGACGATCGATCCGGTGACCATCGTTCCGATCCTCTTGATCACGATTTTACCGGCGATTGGCCTCGGCTTTCTCTTCGCTGGCCTCTCGTTGTTGTACAAGCGGATCGAAAACGTGCAACAACTGCTGCAGTTCGGGTTCATCGGGCTGATTGCCGCACCCGGGGCAATCGATTCGACGGTCTTGCTCGTCGTACCGTTCAGTCTCGGGAGCGGACTGCTCTCACAGGCGATGATCGAGGGCGTGCACCTGTGGCAACTCGATGGGTGGCTACTGGTTGCCCTGGTGGGTAACGGAACCGCGTACCTCCTTGGTGGGTACGCCGTCTTCCACCTCCTCGTTCGGCGGGCACGAAAACTCGGTGTGATGGGACACTATTAA
- a CDS encoding RPA family protein: protein MSAEEEIPGREVAYRLFAAEFDDATLSYSESDEERAPNYVITPTGARLNRVFVVGALTEVTSVNEEMLRARIVDPTGAFVVYAGQYQPEALAFLERTDPPAFVAVTGKARTYQPEDSEVVYTSIRPESLALVDADTRERWVVSAAEQTLERAGTMAAAADIAPTLDDDALEEALLEAGVERGLATGIPLALEHYGTTAAYLESIRDLALDSARVVAGERDEVRGLGRRPNGSSETAPSLASLAAELVDLDLEVDGSLEAPADAVSTGDTMGVAETSTEAPSTASQATAEAEAELEEPVATTTDDSEPSAEDTEPLAEDTEDRPSSSAETATTETPESTDDLGDFDAPGDDPVDDVTDTDSDDTLGDFDAGGADTEGAADAPATEDSEDVAAGMYEMDDEERAELEAEFGTDFATGDEVEEPGEADIDVPETETAIEDEASDTTEEAAEEEATGAADDEPTDIDDEAAEAEEAEETTADVDLESLAVETMRDLDDGDGADRQAVIDAVVEEAGADADAVEEAIQDALMGGQCYEPGDETLKAI from the coding sequence ATGAGCGCAGAGGAGGAAATCCCGGGACGAGAGGTCGCCTATCGGCTGTTTGCAGCCGAATTTGACGACGCAACCCTCTCGTACTCCGAAAGCGACGAAGAACGGGCACCGAACTACGTGATTACGCCGACTGGGGCCAGACTCAACCGTGTGTTCGTCGTCGGTGCGCTGACCGAAGTGACGTCGGTCAACGAGGAGATGCTTCGAGCCCGCATCGTCGACCCGACGGGCGCATTTGTCGTGTACGCTGGCCAGTATCAGCCGGAGGCGCTTGCGTTCCTCGAGCGAACCGACCCGCCCGCGTTCGTCGCCGTGACGGGGAAAGCCCGAACCTACCAGCCCGAGGATTCTGAGGTCGTCTACACCTCGATACGACCCGAAAGCCTCGCCCTGGTCGATGCAGACACGCGAGAGCGCTGGGTCGTCTCGGCGGCCGAACAGACCCTCGAGCGTGCCGGGACGATGGCGGCGGCAGCCGATATCGCCCCAACACTCGATGACGACGCACTCGAGGAAGCCTTACTCGAGGCCGGTGTCGAACGCGGGTTGGCCACAGGTATTCCACTGGCCCTCGAGCATTACGGAACCACCGCCGCGTATCTGGAGAGCATCCGCGATCTCGCGCTAGATAGCGCGCGAGTCGTTGCTGGCGAGCGTGATGAAGTTCGAGGACTCGGCCGGCGACCGAACGGCTCGAGCGAAACCGCTCCGTCGCTTGCATCGCTCGCTGCCGAACTGGTCGACCTGGACCTCGAGGTGGATGGGTCGCTCGAGGCTCCGGCCGATGCGGTATCGACAGGGGACACGATGGGGGTGGCAGAGACGTCGACCGAGGCCCCATCGACAGCCTCCCAGGCGACGGCTGAAGCCGAAGCGGAACTCGAGGAACCGGTCGCTACGACGACGGATGACAGCGAACCGTCGGCTGAGGACACCGAACCGCTGGCCGAGGATACCGAGGACAGACCCTCGAGTTCGGCGGAGACGGCGACAACGGAAACGCCTGAATCGACCGACGATCTCGGCGATTTCGATGCCCCAGGCGACGACCCGGTGGACGACGTGACGGACACCGACAGCGACGATACCCTCGGTGACTTCGACGCCGGTGGGGCCGATACCGAGGGTGCAGCGGACGCACCAGCGACGGAGGATTCCGAAGACGTTGCCGCCGGAATGTACGAGATGGACGACGAAGAGCGGGCCGAACTCGAGGCCGAGTTTGGCACCGACTTCGCCACCGGTGACGAAGTCGAAGAGCCGGGCGAAGCCGATATCGACGTGCCCGAGACGGAGACGGCCATCGAGGACGAAGCGAGCGACACGACTGAAGAGGCGGCCGAAGAAGAGGCAACCGGAGCGGCCGACGACGAGCCAACGGATATCGACGACGAAGCGGCCGAAGCTGAGGAGGCCGAGGAAACGACCGCAGACGTCGACCTCGAGTCACTGGCCGTCGAAACCATGCGTGACCTGGACGACGGCGACGGTGCGGATCGCCAGGCAGTTATCGACGCTGTCGTCGAGGAAGCGGGTGCCGACGCCGATGCCGTCGAGGAGGCGATTCAGGATGCGCTCATGGGCGGCCAGTGTTACGAACCAGGAGACGAGACGCTGAAAGCCATCTAA